From a single Kingella potus genomic region:
- a CDS encoding DUF3683 domain-containing protein, giving the protein MTTPAAAHERLREIPYNYTSYTDREIVIRLLGEEAWQILEDLRTQRKTGRSARMLFEVLGDIWVVERNPYLADDLLAHPKRRAALVGEMRHRLGEIRRRRDDNPQVALLVSAAEAAVRRFDEGFDIIRARREKVWQRLSKITKPHNIMFDALARVTHVTDATDWRVEYPFVVVNPDSEAEVAPLVRALIELDLVIIPRGGGTGYTGGAVPLDADSAVINTEKLDLHGGVQYVPLAGLDGRHPIIRCGAGVVTRRVEEAAHQAGLVFAVDPTSADASCVGGNVAMNAGGKKAVLWGTALDNLAYWQMVNPQGEWLRIERVRHNFGKIHDEETAVFDIHTLDSDGLNTVKTERLEIPGHKFRKTGLGKDVTDKFLSGLPGVQKEGTDGIITSVAFVLHTMPKHTRTVCMEFFGTVAKATPSIVEIRDYLLGHESVRLAGLEHLDWRYVRAVGYATKAAGRGRPKMVLLADIVSDDEAAVSAAAERICELARGREGEGFIAVSPEARKTFWLDRSRTAAIAKHTNAFKINEDVVIPLERLGEYSDGIERINIELSVQNKLKLCDALIQYLSGSLPVDKMDTDLPKAELLGGRARHALEHVEAVRSRWQWLLDNLDAPLADYKNRFGDAVRAAAEARDDESCFTAFRDFRLRVSVKTDVMKPLADIFSGKADTKINAALGRIHSKTVRGRVFVALHMHAGDGNVHTNIPVNSDDHEMLQTAHRAVGRIMRIARRLNGVISGEHGIGITKLEFLTDEEMQPFWDYKARIDPEGRFNRHKLMKGSDLRRAYTPSFELLGAESLIMEKSELGTIAESVKDCLRCGKCKPVCSTHVPRANLLYSPRNKILGVGLLTEAFLYEEQTRRGISVKHFEELGGIADHCTVCHRCVKPCPVNIDFGDVTVAVRNYLSESGRKRTTPVAALGQALLNTTSPRTVKALRAAMVRTGFPAQHFAYKVGKMLPIGAEKQKAAPKATVAKAPLKEQIVHFINRPLPKNVPAKTPRSMLGIEDGKSIPIIRNPHTPEDAEAVFYFPGCGSERLFSQIGLAVQAMLWHVGVQTVLPPGYMCCGYPQEAGGDRTRAEKMSTDNRVAFHRMANTLNYLDIKTVVVSCGTCYDQLEKYRFEDIFPGCRIIDIHEYLLEKGVKLNGVKGQQYLYHDPCHTPVKTMNATQMAGELLGQKVVLSDRCCGESGMFAVKRPDIATQVKFRKQEEIEKNLKELPQGEPVKMLTTCPACLQGLSRYADDNNMPADYIVIEMARHILGENWLDEFVKKANGGGVEKIRL; this is encoded by the coding sequence ATGACCACACCCGCCGCCGCGCACGAACGCCTGCGCGAAATCCCCTACAACTACACATCCTACACCGACCGCGAAATCGTCATCCGCCTGCTGGGCGAAGAAGCGTGGCAGATTTTGGAAGACTTGCGCACCCAGCGCAAAACCGGCCGCTCGGCGCGGATGCTGTTTGAAGTGTTGGGCGACATCTGGGTGGTGGAGCGCAATCCGTATCTGGCGGACGATTTGCTCGCGCACCCCAAACGCCGCGCGGCTTTGGTGGGCGAGATGCGCCACCGTTTGGGCGAAATCCGCAGGCGGCGCGACGACAATCCGCAGGTTGCCCTGCTGGTTTCGGCGGCGGAAGCGGCGGTAAGGCGTTTTGACGAGGGTTTCGACATCATCCGCGCCAGGCGCGAAAAGGTATGGCAGCGGCTGTCGAAAATCACCAAGCCGCACAATATTATGTTTGACGCGCTGGCGCGGGTTACGCACGTTACCGACGCAACCGACTGGCGCGTGGAATATCCGTTTGTGGTGGTCAATCCCGATTCCGAAGCCGAAGTTGCGCCGCTGGTGCGCGCACTCATCGAGCTGGATTTGGTGATTATTCCGCGCGGCGGCGGCACGGGTTATACCGGCGGCGCGGTGCCGCTGGATGCGGACAGCGCGGTCATTAACACCGAAAAACTCGATTTGCACGGCGGCGTGCAGTATGTGCCGCTGGCGGGTTTGGACGGCAGACATCCCATTATCCGTTGCGGCGCGGGCGTGGTAACGCGGCGGGTGGAAGAGGCCGCGCATCAGGCCGGGCTGGTGTTTGCCGTTGACCCCACTTCGGCCGACGCTTCCTGCGTGGGCGGTAATGTGGCGATGAACGCCGGCGGCAAAAAGGCCGTGTTGTGGGGCACTGCGCTGGACAATCTGGCCTACTGGCAGATGGTCAACCCGCAGGGCGAATGGCTGCGCATCGAGCGCGTGCGCCACAATTTCGGCAAAATCCACGACGAAGAAACCGCCGTGTTCGACATCCACACCCTCGATTCAGACGGCCTCAACACCGTAAAAACCGAGCGGCTGGAAATACCGGGGCACAAATTCCGCAAAACCGGCCTGGGCAAAGACGTTACCGACAAATTCCTCAGCGGCCTGCCGGGCGTGCAGAAAGAAGGCACCGACGGCATCATCACCAGCGTGGCCTTTGTCTTGCACACCATGCCCAAACACACGCGCACGGTGTGCATGGAGTTTTTCGGCACGGTGGCCAAGGCCACGCCGTCTATCGTGGAAATCCGCGACTACCTGCTGGGACACGAAAGCGTGCGGCTGGCCGGTTTGGAGCATCTCGACTGGCGTTATGTGCGCGCCGTGGGCTACGCCACCAAAGCCGCCGGACGCGGACGGCCGAAAATGGTGTTGCTGGCCGACATCGTGTCCGACGACGAAGCAGCCGTATCTGCCGCCGCCGAACGCATTTGCGAACTGGCACGCGGGCGCGAAGGCGAAGGCTTTATCGCCGTCAGCCCCGAAGCGCGCAAAACCTTCTGGCTCGACCGCAGCCGTACCGCCGCCATCGCCAAACACACCAACGCCTTTAAAATCAACGAAGACGTAGTTATCCCGCTCGAGCGGCTGGGCGAGTATTCAGACGGCATCGAGCGCATCAACATCGAATTGTCGGTTCAAAACAAGCTCAAACTCTGCGACGCGCTGATCCAATATCTTTCCGGCAGCCTGCCGGTGGACAAAATGGACACCGACCTGCCCAAGGCCGAATTGCTGGGCGGCCGCGCCCGCCACGCCCTCGAACACGTCGAAGCCGTGCGCAGCCGCTGGCAGTGGCTGCTGGACAATCTCGACGCGCCGCTGGCCGACTATAAAAACCGCTTCGGCGATGCCGTTCGGGCTGCCGCCGAAGCCCGCGACGACGAAAGCTGCTTTACCGCCTTCCGCGATTTCAGGCTGCGCGTGTCGGTAAAAACCGATGTAATGAAGCCGCTGGCCGATATTTTCAGCGGCAAAGCCGATACCAAAATCAACGCCGCGCTGGGCAGAATCCACAGCAAAACCGTGCGCGGCCGCGTGTTTGTCGCCCTGCACATGCACGCGGGCGACGGCAACGTCCATACCAACATCCCCGTCAATTCCGACGACCACGAAATGCTGCAAACCGCCCACCGCGCGGTTGGGCGCATCATGCGCATCGCACGCCGTCTGAACGGCGTGATTTCCGGCGAACACGGCATCGGCATCACCAAACTCGAATTTCTCACCGACGAAGAAATGCAGCCCTTTTGGGACTACAAAGCACGCATCGACCCCGAAGGCCGCTTCAACCGCCACAAGCTGATGAAAGGCTCCGACCTGCGCCGCGCCTACACCCCCTCGTTCGAGCTTTTGGGGGCGGAATCGCTGATTATGGAAAAATCCGAACTCGGCACCATCGCCGAATCGGTCAAAGACTGCCTGCGCTGCGGCAAATGCAAACCCGTCTGCTCCACCCACGTTCCCCGCGCCAACCTGCTGTACAGCCCGCGCAACAAAATCCTCGGCGTTGGCCTGCTCACCGAAGCCTTCTTATACGAAGAACAAACGCGGCGCGGCATTTCGGTGAAACACTTTGAAGAACTCGGCGGCATCGCCGACCACTGCACCGTCTGCCACCGCTGCGTCAAACCCTGCCCCGTCAACATCGACTTCGGCGACGTAACCGTGGCCGTGCGCAACTACCTCTCCGAATCCGGCCGCAAACGCACCACGCCCGTGGCCGCCCTCGGCCAGGCACTGCTCAACACCACCAGCCCCCGCACCGTCAAAGCCCTGCGCGCCGCCATGGTGCGCACCGGCTTCCCCGCCCAGCACTTCGCCTACAAAGTCGGCAAAATGCTGCCCATCGGCGCGGAAAAGCAGAAAGCCGCGCCCAAAGCCACCGTTGCCAAAGCCCCGCTGAAAGAGCAGATTGTCCACTTTATCAACCGCCCGCTGCCCAAAAACGTGCCCGCCAAAACCCCGCGCTCCATGCTCGGCATCGAAGACGGCAAAAGCATTCCCATCATCCGCAACCCGCACACGCCCGAAGATGCCGAAGCCGTGTTCTACTTCCCCGGCTGCGGCTCCGAGCGGCTGTTCAGCCAAATCGGACTGGCCGTACAGGCCATGCTCTGGCACGTCGGCGTGCAAACCGTCCTGCCGCCGGGCTACATGTGCTGCGGCTACCCGCAGGAAGCCGGCGGCGACCGCACCCGCGCCGAAAAAATGAGCACCGACAACCGCGTCGCCTTCCACCGCATGGCCAACACGCTCAACTACCTCGACATCAAAACCGTCGTCGTCAGTTGCGGCACCTGCTACGACCAGCTCGAAAAATACCGCTTCGAAGACATCTTCCCCGGCTGCCGCATCATCGACATCCACGAATACCTGTTGGAAAAAGGCGTAAAACTCAACGGCGTAAAAGGGCAGCAGTATCTCTACCACGACCCCTGCCACACTCCGGTAAAAACCATGAACGCCACTCAAATGGCCGGCGAGCTTCTCGGCCAAAAGGTCGTATTGAGCGACCGCTGCTGCGGCGAAAGCGGCATGTTCGCCGTCAAACGCCCCGACATCGCCACCCAGGTCAAATTCCGCAAACAGGAAGAAATCGAAAAAAACCTGAAAGAGCTGCCGCAGGGCGAGCCGGTCAAAATGCTCACCACCTGCCCCGCCTGCCTGCAAGGCCTCAGCCGCTACGCCGACGACAACAACATGCCCGCCGACTACATCGTCATCGAAATGGCGCGCCACATCCTCGGCGAAAACTGGCTGGACGAGTTTGTGAAAAAAGCCAACGGCGGCGGCGTGGAGAAGATACGGCTGTAA
- the holA gene encoding DNA polymerase III subunit delta — translation MPALPIESLTPDTPLHALYVIHGEEDLLRIEALDTLRAAAKKQGYLNREVHTPETAADWDGLLASAGSAGLFADLKLLEIHIPNGKPGKSGGDALQTLAENLPADTVTIVALPKLEKAQTQAKWFAALSKHGTVLEAKAVSANALPVWIKGRLKAEQLDIGADALALFAERVEGNLLAAKQEIGKLALLYPPGHTIGMAEAEQAVADVARFDVFSLSAAWMGGDTARTARLLEGLEAEGAEPVLLLWTLAEDIRTLIRLTAALKQGQSVQSVRNSLRLWGEKQTLAPQAARRIGIIRLIAALQQCARIDRLIKGAEAGDVWAAFRQTVASLAA, via the coding sequence ATGCCCGCCCTGCCCATCGAATCCCTCACCCCTGACACACCGCTGCACGCCCTCTACGTCATCCACGGCGAAGAAGACCTGCTGCGCATCGAAGCCCTCGACACCCTCCGCGCCGCCGCCAAAAAACAAGGCTATCTCAACCGCGAAGTCCACACTCCCGAAACCGCCGCCGACTGGGACGGCCTGCTTGCCTCGGCCGGCAGCGCGGGCCTGTTTGCCGATTTGAAACTGCTGGAAATCCACATCCCCAACGGCAAACCCGGCAAATCCGGCGGCGACGCGCTGCAAACGCTGGCCGAAAACCTGCCCGCAGACACCGTTACCATTGTCGCCCTGCCCAAGCTGGAAAAAGCGCAGACACAGGCCAAATGGTTTGCCGCACTCTCGAAGCACGGCACCGTACTGGAAGCGAAAGCCGTATCCGCCAACGCCCTGCCCGTATGGATAAAAGGCCGTCTGAAAGCCGAACAGCTCGACATCGGAGCCGACGCACTCGCCCTGTTTGCCGAACGCGTCGAAGGCAACCTGCTCGCGGCCAAACAGGAAATCGGCAAACTCGCCCTGCTCTACCCGCCCGGACACACCATCGGCATGGCCGAAGCGGAACAGGCCGTGGCCGACGTGGCGCGTTTCGACGTATTCAGCCTGTCCGCCGCATGGATGGGCGGCGACACCGCACGCACGGCAAGGCTTTTGGAAGGCCTCGAAGCCGAAGGCGCGGAACCCGTCCTGCTGCTGTGGACGCTGGCCGAAGACATCCGCACCCTCATCCGCCTCACCGCCGCGCTCAAACAAGGCCAAAGCGTGCAGTCCGTACGCAACAGCCTGCGCCTGTGGGGCGAAAAACAAACCCTCGCGCCGCAGGCCGCACGCCGCATCGGCATCATCCGCCTCATCGCCGCCTTGCAGCAATGCGCCCGCATCGACCGCCTCATCAAAGGCGCGGAAGCAGGCGACGTATGGGCCGCCTTCCGCCAAACAGTTGCCTCGCTCGCCGCATAA
- a CDS encoding TonB-dependent receptor domain-containing protein, protein MNHTKLNTLAACLGLLFCTPEIWAEDAAPAQNAAESNALDAVTVHGKRMKADEKGEAQQYSKNVSNAYLGKEYLERYQTDAAGDILKGLNGVYNMNTRNAGSAITPSIRGISGKGRIPVTIDGTEQTVDVWMNNYGTADRNYVDPALFRSIAVEKSPAMTRGIKSGVGGAVAISTIEADDIVPEGDKWGIQIKGSLSDNTAKPRVDNLQYLGWEDYRTIPGHPIADGPAGGVESTGERYRALTFTNYVTPDSRSHKLSNFKGDRSGMIAAAFKTNIADGLIAYSDRKKGNYFSGKRGAGGYLYNPVYDSDYADFGNTSATMIPNMAKLYRPGEEVFNSNVESKSLLLKNNWHLPHNQTISLSHLRTRVRFGENNPFYNALVLGFSNAYNFVGQQPSYYPIQGLDSRLQTKSYKLGYSWQPENSRWIDLQANIWRTRTDSSRHQSGGPELNVILADNNYDNWVACHIRHEVPEDLRRFGMSCADVPREEPAKEEPPIPGAYRVRSGSEQNTRATRLGADISNRFRLTDNLSMTLSANIQHEKLDETTKVSNNDNDFYNIIGAVSTATAIAGPRAGRRHEWGGGLVFDWQPTARLNIQAGVRYDKFWAYDDALAKERKAKRDPFYSSNMSGVIDGSGYIIGVDVPYYEIIGNKEEADDIRRIENAYDGTNIDEVNRLIDRFRSRYGYDYDYVERRTHTIQDRIQITDRNGEIQPDSDAVYRLKYAYAPYTNGQFQGPLFRKGQFDERVDNPQGLRGSYLKYLNGMAMNGWGGGGPNENYLERQNAANQARNAAHVHKMPTTEEELWPTPKHLKARAWSPLLAVSYDLTDKSRLFFRFAQATRFPSIYEATTTNVNLLYPHNLEFDLKPERSTNWEIGYAFNFAPYSKRLKAGDIRITYYDNTIRNAIDISENKNIVQYEKKQTSGIELQSRIDSGKWFATFGANYRLKQRVCDKTTAWNYDIYNNRIPECIDGGFGATRFYQTMQPKYSLNLDAGTRRLNNRLELGMRGTYHSTVSTKQQDELAAQGLARILEATGRPYHWRASLVFDMYAKYRIGKNFGLNLGITNLTNRYYLDPMSNVPVPAPGRAVTFGFTGKF, encoded by the coding sequence ATGAACCATACCAAGCTGAACACTCTGGCCGCCTGCCTCGGCCTGCTTTTCTGCACGCCGGAAATTTGGGCGGAAGATGCCGCGCCCGCGCAAAACGCCGCCGAAAGCAACGCCCTCGATGCCGTAACCGTACACGGCAAACGCATGAAGGCCGACGAAAAAGGCGAAGCGCAGCAATACAGCAAAAACGTATCCAACGCCTATCTGGGCAAAGAATATCTCGAACGCTACCAAACCGACGCGGCGGGCGACATTCTGAAAGGCCTGAACGGCGTATACAATATGAACACCCGCAATGCCGGCAGCGCGATCACCCCCAGCATACGCGGCATTTCCGGCAAAGGCCGCATCCCCGTTACCATCGACGGCACGGAGCAGACCGTGGACGTGTGGATGAACAACTACGGTACGGCCGACCGGAACTATGTCGATCCCGCCCTGTTCCGCAGCATTGCCGTAGAAAAAAGCCCCGCCATGACGCGGGGCATAAAATCGGGCGTGGGCGGCGCGGTGGCCATCAGCACCATCGAAGCCGACGATATAGTGCCGGAGGGCGACAAATGGGGCATCCAAATCAAGGGCAGCCTGTCCGACAACACCGCCAAGCCGCGTGTGGACAATCTGCAATATCTGGGCTGGGAAGACTACCGCACCATTCCCGGCCATCCGATAGCCGACGGGCCGGCCGGCGGCGTGGAAAGCACGGGCGAACGCTATCGGGCATTGACTTTTACCAATTATGTAACTCCCGACAGCCGCAGCCACAAATTGTCGAATTTCAAAGGCGACCGCTCCGGCATGATCGCGGCCGCTTTCAAAACAAATATTGCCGACGGCCTGATTGCATACAGCGATCGCAAAAAAGGCAATTATTTCTCCGGCAAGCGCGGCGCGGGCGGCTATCTCTACAATCCCGTTTACGATTCCGACTATGCCGATTTCGGCAACACTTCCGCCACCATGATTCCCAATATGGCCAAGCTCTACCGCCCGGGCGAAGAAGTGTTCAACAGCAATGTCGAAAGCAAAAGCCTGCTGCTGAAAAACAACTGGCATCTGCCGCACAATCAGACCATCAGCCTCAGCCATCTGCGCACCCGCGTGCGCTTCGGCGAAAACAATCCCTTTTACAATGCATTGGTATTGGGCTTCAGCAACGCATACAATTTTGTCGGCCAGCAGCCGAGCTATTATCCGATTCAGGGGCTGGATTCCCGCCTCCAAACCAAAAGCTACAAGCTCGGCTATTCGTGGCAGCCGGAAAACAGCCGCTGGATAGATTTGCAGGCCAATATCTGGCGCACCCGCACCGACAGCAGCCGCCACCAGAGCGGCGGCCCCGAATTGAATGTCATCCTTGCCGACAACAATTACGACAACTGGGTGGCCTGCCATATCCGCCATGAAGTGCCGGAAGATCTGCGCCGGTTCGGCATGAGCTGCGCCGACGTGCCCAGAGAAGAGCCTGCAAAGGAAGAGCCGCCGATACCCGGCGCATACCGTGTCCGATCGGGTTCGGAGCAAAACACCCGCGCCACCCGCCTCGGCGCGGACATCAGCAACCGCTTCCGCCTCACCGACAATCTGAGCATGACCCTGTCGGCCAACATCCAACACGAAAAGCTGGACGAGACCACAAAAGTATCCAACAACGACAACGATTTTTACAACATCATCGGCGCAGTCAGCACCGCCACCGCCATTGCCGGCCCGCGCGCCGGCCGCCGCCACGAATGGGGCGGCGGCTTGGTGTTTGACTGGCAGCCGACAGCCCGCCTGAATATCCAGGCGGGCGTGCGCTATGACAAATTCTGGGCATATGATGACGCGCTGGCCAAAGAGCGGAAGGCAAAGCGCGATCCGTTTTATTCTTCCAATATGAGCGGGGTAATAGACGGCAGCGGCTACATCATCGGTGTGGATGTGCCTTACTACGAGATTATCGGCAACAAAGAGGAAGCCGACGATATACGGAGGATTGAAAATGCCTATGACGGCACCAACATCGATGAAGTGAACAGGCTGATTGATCGGTTTAGGAGCAGATACGGCTACGATTACGATTATGTCGAACGAAGAACCCATACTATCCAAGACCGTATCCAAATTACCGACCGCAACGGGGAAATCCAGCCCGACAGCGACGCGGTGTACCGCCTGAAATACGCCTACGCGCCCTATACCAACGGCCAATTTCAGGGGCCGCTGTTCCGCAAAGGCCAGTTTGACGAGCGGGTGGACAATCCGCAGGGATTGCGGGGCAGCTATTTGAAATACCTGAACGGTATGGCGATGAATGGCTGGGGGGGCGGAGGGCCAAACGAAAATTATCTGGAAAGACAAAATGCGGCCAATCAGGCAAGAAATGCGGCTCATGTTCACAAAATGCCGACTACCGAAGAAGAGCTTTGGCCGACTCCGAAACACCTCAAAGCCCGCGCCTGGTCGCCGCTGCTGGCCGTCAGCTACGATCTTACCGACAAAAGCCGCCTGTTTTTCCGCTTCGCCCAAGCCACCCGCTTCCCCAGCATCTACGAAGCCACCACCACCAATGTCAATCTGCTTTATCCGCACAATCTCGAATTCGACCTCAAGCCAGAGCGCAGCACCAACTGGGAAATCGGCTACGCCTTCAATTTCGCCCCCTACTCCAAGCGGCTCAAGGCGGGCGACATCCGCATCACCTACTACGACAACACCATCCGCAACGCCATCGACATCAGCGAAAACAAAAACATCGTCCAATACGAGAAAAAACAGACTTCGGGCATCGAGCTGCAAAGCCGCATCGACAGCGGCAAATGGTTTGCCACCTTCGGCGCGAACTACCGCCTCAAACAGCGCGTGTGCGACAAAACCACCGCCTGGAACTACGACATCTACAACAACCGCATCCCCGAATGCATCGACGGCGGCTTCGGCGCGACCCGCTTCTACCAGACCATGCAGCCCAAATACTCGCTCAACCTCGATGCCGGCACGCGCCGCCTGAACAACCGCCTCGAGCTCGGAATGCGCGGCACCTACCACAGCACCGTCAGCACCAAACAGCAGGACGAACTGGCTGCGCAAGGCCTGGCGCGCATCCTCGAAGCCACCGGCCGCCCCTACCACTGGCGCGCCTCGCTGGTGTTCGATATGTACGCCAAATACCGGATAGGCAAAAACTTCGGCCTGAACCTGGGCATCACCAACCTCACCAACCGCTACTACCTCGACCCCATGTCCAACGTACCCGTACCCGCCCCGGGCAGGGCGGTAACGTTCGGATTTACAGGGAAATTCTAA
- the lptE gene encoding LPS assembly lipoprotein LptE, translating to MNKIPAAAALLLAACGFHPKGMQPYDRLPYQQWHIQGAQLQRPLENALRSAGGTPVPAAQAQAVLKVEEAETQKDVLTITRAALVADYLLVLKVRAQAYRNGEPLGKPMEAEVRRQLEYADSEVLGKQEEEETVRREMQRDAAEQLVRRLSFLPH from the coding sequence ATGAACAAAATCCCCGCCGCCGCCGCGCTGCTGCTGGCCGCCTGCGGCTTCCACCCGAAAGGTATGCAGCCTTACGACCGGCTTCCCTACCAACAATGGCACATTCAGGGCGCACAATTGCAACGCCCGCTGGAAAACGCGCTGCGCAGCGCGGGCGGCACGCCCGTTCCCGCCGCCCAGGCACAGGCCGTCTTAAAAGTGGAAGAAGCAGAAACGCAGAAAGACGTACTCACCATCACCCGAGCCGCGCTGGTGGCCGACTACCTCCTCGTCCTGAAAGTGCGGGCGCAGGCCTACCGCAACGGCGAGCCGCTGGGCAAACCGATGGAAGCGGAAGTGCGCCGCCAGCTCGAATATGCCGACAGCGAAGTGTTGGGCAAACAGGAAGAAGAAGAAACCGTCCGCCGCGAAATGCAGCGCGATGCCGCCGAACAGCTCGTCCGCCGCCTGTCTTTCCTGCCGCACTGA